In Proteiniborus ethanoligenes, the sequence AGGATAAAATTAGGTCCTTAACTAAGTTTAAAAAAGCTTCATAGTAATTTCAGAGCCTACTCTTTTGGTTTTTAGAATTCAGAAATACCAACCTTAGCTTTGCTATGCACTTTTTGTTTTATTTTCTTTTAAAATTTCCATTTTCAAGACAAAACCTATTATTTTATGTCTGTTCTAGATGAGTATATATTTGATATTTAATTTTAAAGTTTCTCTAGTCAAATTTTATTAATTATGCTCATCTCTATAAATTTAAATCAACAAAATTATTGCATTTAAATACAATTAGATTTTATTAAAAGTTTATTATTATTATTTATTTAATAAATAAGTCTTTATGTATAATATACTATTATTGTAAAATGTTGTCAATACGCTTTTCTTGATTTTTTTTATTTTTTCAATTATGATAAATACGTGATACCTATGATATCTATAAGGATTTGAAATTTATTTTTATTTATTTACTAAAAAATTAGATTACCTATAAGGAATAATGCTTGTTTATGAATATTTAATATAACAATAATTTGTTTCATAGTTTATAAAATTGTCCAAGTCTACCTCATCAAATAATCCTGATTCTCCTCTGCCACTTTATCATACTGACTTTCTTCCATATATATATTTCCGCACATTTTTTCTGCTTGTCTCATTACGACTTTTAGGGCGTTTTTTGCTTCTTCTGGTGGATAGTCGTATTTGGCTAGAAGTCTTTTTATGATCCTTCTCATACCTGCTTGGGCACTTCTTCTTATGCTCCAGTCTATGGTAATGTTGTTTCTAATGGCTACAGTTAGTTCTTGGGCTATTTTCTTTAAGGTTTCGTCATCCATGATTTTTTTAACTACTTCGTCTGCTGTTAGTGCATAGTAAAATGCTATTTCATCTTCATTAAGTCCTAATTCCTTTTCTTCTTCGTTTGATTTTGTTATTTCATGAGCCATTCTGATTAGTTCTTCTATTACTTCTGCATTGGTTATTGCTTGGTTACGGTATTTATTTAGAGCTTTTTTTAGTTTTTCTGAAAACTTTTCAGATTTTACTAAGTTTCTCTTTTCCATTGATTTTATATTACCTTCTAAGAGTTTTTTAAGCATTTCTACTGCTAGGTTTTTATGCTTCATTCCTCTGACTTCTTCTAAGAACTCCTCTGATAATATAGATACATCTGGTCTTTTTAGTCCCATGGCATCGAATACATCTATTACCTCTTCTGATATAATGGAGCGTTCTAACATTTGATTAATCCTTGCTTCAATTTCTCTTTTTGATTTTTTGGGCAATCCTTTTTCCTGAAGCTTTGATAAGCTTGCCTTTACTGCTTTAAAATAGCTTACTTCTAATGCTTTTTCTTTTCCTACTTCTGTGGCTGCACATAAGGAATGAGCTTTTGCCAGTTCTATGGCTATATTTTTAAATTCTTTCTGTTCTTTTTCTGGTTTACCAAGGATAAAATCCATTCCACCTGTAATGGCTCTTATTCTTTCAACTTGTGAGTCTCCCATGTATTTTGAATAATCATAGCCATGCATCATATCTTGAAGTATCTCTAGCTTTTCTAGCATTATAGATACAGCTACTGATGTGTCTATTCCTGTATTTTTCTTATCTGAATCTGTATATTGTTTTAAGGCTCTTTTTAGGCTTTCAAAAATACCTATATAATCTACTATTACTCCACCTGATTTGTCTCTAAATACTCTATTTACTCTTGCTATTGCTTGCATTAGATTATGACCTTTCATTGGCTTGTCTATATACATGGTATGCATGGAAGGTACATCAAAGCCTGTTAGCCACATGTCGCGAACTATTACTATTTTCAGCTCGTCATTATTGTCCTTCATTCTCTTGGCTAATGTTTCTCTTCTTTGCTTGCCGCCTACATGTTTTTGTAGTCTTTCATTATCTGCTGCCGAGCCAGTCATTACGACTTTGATTTTACCTTTATCTAAGTCGTCACTATGCCAATCTGGTCTTAGATTTACTATTTCATCATAGAGGTCTACGCATATTCTTCTACTCATGCATACAATCATTGCTTTACCATCTATGGTTTTTGATTTTTCTTCATAATGATTTACTATATCTTCTGCTAGTTTTTTGATTCTGTTAGGTGAGCCAACTACTGCTTCTAGTCTTGACCATTTAGCTTTGCTTTTTTCTCTTTCAAGCTCTTCTTGCCCTTCTGTAACCTCTTCGAATTCATCATCTATTTTTATTATTTCCTCTTCGTCTGTATCAAGTTTTATGATTCTGTTCTCATAGTAAATCCTTACTGTTGCTTCATCTTCAACTGCTCTTGTCATATCATATGTATCTATATAGTGTCCAAATACTGCTGTTGTAGAACGATCTTCTAAGTCTATAGGTGTTCCTGTAAATCCTATAAATGAAGCATTAGGTAGTGCGTCTCTTAAATATTTAGCATAGCCATATTTTACTTCTCCAGTCTTTATATCTGTTTTAGGTTCTAGTCCATATTGGGACCTATGTGCTTCATCTGCTATAATAATCACATTTTTTCTATCTGTTAAAACTGGCATATCTCCATCTTCTGGTGTGAATTTTTGAATAGTAGTAAATATGATCCCACCTGATTCTCTGTCATTTAATAAATCATATAGTCCGTTTATTTCTTTTGAATTGCTGCTTAGCTGTTGGGATTTTTGAAGTTCTGTAAGCTTTCTCACGTCTGCTTGCTTTGGTGTTTGTCTTAATATATCTTGGGATTTGGAGAAAGTTTCAAATAGTTGGTCATCTAAATCATTTCTATCTGTAATTACTACTATGGTTGGATTATTTAGTTCTTTTACTAGACCTGCTGTATAAAATACCATTGAAAGACTCTTTCCTGAGCCTTGAGTATGCCATATAACTCCTATTTTTCTATCTCCATCTTCGCTGGTGGCTTCTTTTGTTTTTTCTATGGCTTTTTTTACAGCAAAATACTGATGATATGCAGCGAGTATTTTGATTATAGTTTTTCTATGCCCTATTTTGTTTCCATATGTATCTATTTCTTCTTCCTTTGATTCGTGAAATAATATAAAGTTTTGGATTATATCTAATAGTCTGTCTTTTGCTAACATACCGCCAAATAAAACTTCATACTGTGGTTTTGAAAATGGCTCAATATTCTCTCCGTCAACGCTTCTCCAATTCATAAATCTTTCTTCCTTTGAAGTTATGGTACCTGCTTTTGCATTGATTCCATCAGATAATATACAGAAACCATTGTAATTGAATAGTGAAGGAATATCTTTTTTATATGTTTGTATTTGATTGTATGCCTGTTCTATACCTACATTTTCATCGCTGGCCGATTTTAGTTCTATGACTACTAATGGAATACCATTGACAAATAGTATAAGGTCTGGTCTTCTTTCTTCCTTTTCTATTATGGTGAATTGATTAGCTACTAAAAATTGATTGTTTTCTGGATTGTGAAAATCTATGACATAGGCTCTTTTTGTTCTAATATGTCCTTTTTCCTGATAGGATACCTCTATACCTTCTACTAGAAGCTTGTGAAATGCTCTGTTGTTTTCTTCTAGCATTGGACTATTAAAGGTTATTATTTGTCTGTATGCATCTTCTAATGCTTCTTCTGGTAGATCTCTATTGATTCTAAACAACGCATCTTTTACTCTTCCTTCTAAGATAACTTCACGATAATCTTTTCTCTCTGGATATTCTCCATCACAGGATATGTCTGGTGCAAATACATGTTCATATCCTAGTCCGTGTAATATCTCTATAGCAGCTTTCTCTAAATAATCTTCAGTAAAATTCAAATGATTTCCCCCTTTCCCTGTTTTCAGTCAGTCGGAATTTCCGAACAACTGATTTTTATTGGATTTAGTTAAATAGTTATTTAAACAATTTCTTAAACAATTTAAAAATATCAAAGGTAGTTCTGTTGTAAACTTTGTTATACATATATTTTTTAGGATTTCTAACCCAGCCATAGCCTTTAGGCATTTTTAATCCTGCCCTATGGACTACTTGTCTTTTTATGCTTGTTCTTGCTGATATTCGCTTTTTAAGACTTGGTTTTCTAGGTCCGAATTTCATAGATATCACCTCTTTTTGAATTGAGAATTGAGAATTATGTGAGCTAAGCATTATTAATTCTCAATTCTTAATTGTTGATTATTAATTATCTATTGGTACTCGTATTTCTCCTGACATTAGTTTGGGTAGGAGGGTGTCTCGGAGATAATTAAGTTTTTCATTTTCATCACATTTATTTGAATGAAGAAAAAATATACTTCCAATAAGTTTCTCATATTTTTCTAATATTTCTGATACAGGAATTAAAACACTGTAATTTTTAATATCCGTTTGTGTAATCAATGGTTGCGTAGATCCTCTGTTTAAAGCAGAATAATCGATTGCGTTAAGTATCTGGTAAATGTACTCATATGCTTTTGATTTAATAATTAATGTGTTGTCAGATGCCCATATCTTTCTATTGAATCTTTGAACAACGCCATGAGTTCCAACTCTTCCAATGACCAATACTTGTTCATTGAAATTGTAATCTTCAGAATATCCCATAATTGAACTTGCCCCTATTAAAGGGAAAATAAAACTTTCATCTTTTGATTCAGA encodes:
- a CDS encoding type I restriction endonuclease subunit R; amino-acid sequence: MNFTEDYLEKAAIEILHGLGYEHVFAPDISCDGEYPERKDYREVILEGRVKDALFRINRDLPEEALEDAYRQIITFNSPMLEENNRAFHKLLVEGIEVSYQEKGHIRTKRAYVIDFHNPENNQFLVANQFTIIEKEERRPDLILFVNGIPLVVIELKSASDENVGIEQAYNQIQTYKKDIPSLFNYNGFCILSDGINAKAGTITSKEERFMNWRSVDGENIEPFSKPQYEVLFGGMLAKDRLLDIIQNFILFHESKEEEIDTYGNKIGHRKTIIKILAAYHQYFAVKKAIEKTKEATSEDGDRKIGVIWHTQGSGKSLSMVFYTAGLVKELNNPTIVVITDRNDLDDQLFETFSKSQDILRQTPKQADVRKLTELQKSQQLSSNSKEINGLYDLLNDRESGGIIFTTIQKFTPEDGDMPVLTDRKNVIIIADEAHRSQYGLEPKTDIKTGEVKYGYAKYLRDALPNASFIGFTGTPIDLEDRSTTAVFGHYIDTYDMTRAVEDEATVRIYYENRIIKLDTDEEEIIKIDDEFEEVTEGQEELEREKSKAKWSRLEAVVGSPNRIKKLAEDIVNHYEEKSKTIDGKAMIVCMSRRICVDLYDEIVNLRPDWHSDDLDKGKIKVVMTGSAADNERLQKHVGGKQRRETLAKRMKDNNDELKIVIVRDMWLTGFDVPSMHTMYIDKPMKGHNLMQAIARVNRVFRDKSGGVIVDYIGIFESLKRALKQYTDSDKKNTGIDTSVAVSIMLEKLEILQDMMHGYDYSKYMGDSQVERIRAITGGMDFILGKPEKEQKEFKNIAIELAKAHSLCAATEVGKEKALEVSYFKAVKASLSKLQEKGLPKKSKREIEARINQMLERSIISEEVIDVFDAMGLKRPDVSILSEEFLEEVRGMKHKNLAVEMLKKLLEGNIKSMEKRNLVKSEKFSEKLKKALNKYRNQAITNAEVIEELIRMAHEITKSNEEEKELGLNEDEIAFYYALTADEVVKKIMDDETLKKIAQELTVAIRNNITIDWSIRRSAQAGMRRIIKRLLAKYDYPPEEAKNALKVVMRQAEKMCGNIYMEESQYDKVAEENQDYLMR